Proteins encoded in a region of the Deltaproteobacteria bacterium genome:
- a CDS encoding 2TM domain-containing protein, with protein MAFLGLIIAVLLFLHFKRRHRRFRLRYRHDDLHRAIAGHDWQAEREQWRERVREERRRWRAAARQWKRGNFTPPKPDPEQEALRRARRRAAVEASFYVHLMWYLAVMAFLAFINLMTTAYPWFLWPALGWGIGLFSHYMGVFGSRFVRERFFDPAVEREVRREKQAMTTDKQASIEELSATIAHEIRNPIAAAKSLVQQMGEDPHSVENVEYAKVAIEELDRVERRVSHLLKYAKEEEYRFAHTNLAGVVDAALTQLRSKLDSAQVQVARNYIAGPTVWADAEKLQQVFGNIIDNAIDALAPVAEGRRLDLFIENGTPKTATVRIRDNGCGIPEAKLAKIFNPFFTTKEKGTGLGMAIAKKIVDAHQGHIGADSVEGRGSEFRVTLPTP; from the coding sequence ATGGCGTTTCTCGGCTTGATCATCGCCGTGCTGCTGTTCTTGCATTTCAAGCGCCGGCACCGGCGATTTCGCCTGCGCTATCGCCACGATGATCTGCATCGTGCCATAGCCGGCCACGATTGGCAGGCGGAGCGCGAGCAGTGGCGCGAGCGCGTGCGCGAAGAGCGGCGGCGCTGGCGCGCAGCCGCACGCCAGTGGAAACGCGGCAACTTCACCCCGCCCAAGCCTGATCCGGAACAGGAGGCGCTGCGCCGCGCCCGGCGGCGGGCCGCGGTCGAAGCCAGCTTCTACGTCCACCTGATGTGGTACTTGGCCGTGATGGCCTTCCTGGCCTTCATCAACCTCATGACCACGGCGTACCCGTGGTTCCTGTGGCCGGCACTGGGCTGGGGCATCGGCCTGTTCTCGCACTACATGGGGGTTTTCGGCTCACGCTTCGTCAGGGAGCGCTTCTTTGATCCGGCGGTCGAGCGCGAGGTGCGGCGCGAGAAACAAGCGATGACCACCGACAAGCAGGCATCGATCGAGGAGCTGTCGGCCACCATCGCCCACGAGATCCGCAACCCGATCGCGGCGGCCAAGAGCCTGGTACAACAAATGGGCGAGGACCCGCACTCGGTGGAAAACGTCGAGTACGCCAAGGTGGCGATTGAAGAGCTCGATCGCGTCGAGCGCCGGGTCTCGCACTTGCTCAAGTACGCCAAGGAAGAAGAGTACCGCTTCGCCCACACCAACCTCGCCGGCGTGGTCGACGCCGCCCTCACCCAGCTGCGCAGCAAGCTCGACAGCGCGCAAGTGCAGGTGGCGCGTAATTACATCGCCGGTCCGACGGTCTGGGCCGACGCCGAAAAGCTCCAGCAGGTCTTCGGCAATATCATCGACAACGCCATCGATGCGCTGGCGCCCGTGGCCGAAGGACGCCGCCTCGACCTCTTCATCGAGAACGGCACGCCCAAGACCGCCACCGTCCGCATCCGCGACAACGGTTGCGGTATCCCCGAGGCGAAACTGGCGAAGATCTTCAACCCGTTCTTCACCACCAAGGAGAAAGGCACCGGGCTGGGTATGGCCATCGCCAAGAAGATCGTCGATGCCCATCAGGGCCACATCGGCGCCGACAGCGTGGAAGGACGCGGCAGCGAGTTCAGAGTCACTCTGCCGACGCCTTAG
- a CDS encoding sigma-54-dependent Fis family transcriptional regulator produces MTGRILIVDDERAMQLALRGLLSKEGYAVETAGSGEEAVRKIETGDFHLVITDLSMDGMDGLQVLERARAFDPDVAVVMITAYGSEKIAVQAMKAGAADYIPKPFDNDEIRVLVRKVMENALLRREHRRLLAQVQEHYAFEQIIGKSPAMLRVFETIQKVADTDITVLIRGESGTGKELVANALHFHSPRRTKALVKVNCAAFSRELVESELFGHEKGAFTGAIARREGKFEAADGGTLFLDEVGDMPLETQAKLLRAIQEKEFERVGGNTAIRVDVRLIAATNHDLEALVRAGRFREDLYYRLKVVELVIAPLAERREDVPLLIQRFITDAAARFNRPVKSLSAAALRACLTYPWKGNVRELKSVVEQALLLAAGDEITAADLFGGTPPSAAAVTVAAPLPASFRDAKQQIVQDFERDFLTQALARNGGNISKTAEEIGMYRQNLQQKIRELGLTVADDGDTPA; encoded by the coding sequence ATGACAGGCCGAATCCTTATCGTCGATGATGAACGCGCCATGCAGCTGGCGCTGCGCGGCTTGCTCAGCAAGGAAGGCTACGCCGTCGAGACCGCCGGCAGCGGCGAAGAGGCGGTGCGCAAGATCGAGACCGGCGACTTCCATCTCGTCATCACCGATCTGAGCATGGATGGGATGGACGGCCTGCAAGTGCTTGAACGAGCGCGCGCCTTCGATCCGGATGTGGCGGTGGTGATGATCACCGCCTACGGCTCCGAGAAGATCGCGGTGCAGGCGATGAAGGCCGGCGCGGCGGACTACATCCCGAAACCGTTCGACAACGACGAGATCCGCGTGCTGGTGCGAAAGGTGATGGAGAACGCCTTGCTGCGGCGCGAGCACCGCCGGCTGCTGGCCCAGGTGCAAGAGCACTATGCCTTCGAGCAGATCATCGGCAAGAGCCCGGCCATGCTGCGGGTGTTCGAAACGATTCAGAAGGTGGCCGATACCGACATCACCGTGCTCATCCGCGGCGAGAGCGGCACCGGCAAGGAGCTGGTAGCCAACGCCCTCCATTTCCACAGCCCACGCCGCACCAAGGCGCTGGTCAAAGTCAACTGTGCCGCCTTCAGCCGCGAGCTGGTCGAGAGCGAGCTGTTCGGCCACGAGAAGGGGGCTTTCACCGGCGCGATCGCACGGCGCGAGGGCAAGTTCGAGGCCGCCGACGGCGGCACGCTGTTCCTCGACGAGGTCGGCGACATGCCGCTCGAAACCCAGGCCAAGCTGCTGCGCGCCATCCAGGAAAAGGAGTTCGAGCGCGTCGGCGGTAACACCGCCATCCGCGTCGACGTCCGTCTGATCGCTGCCACCAATCACGATCTCGAAGCGCTGGTGCGCGCCGGCCGCTTCCGCGAGGATCTGTACTACCGGCTCAAAGTGGTGGAGCTGGTGATCGCGCCGCTGGCCGAGCGCCGCGAGGACGTGCCCTTGCTCATCCAGCGCTTCATCACCGATGCGGCGGCACGCTTCAACCGGCCGGTGAAATCATTGAGCGCGGCCGCCCTGCGAGCGTGCCTGACCTACCCGTGGAAGGGCAACGTGCGCGAACTGAAGAGCGTGGTCGAGCAGGCGCTGCTGCTGGCCGCCGGCGACGAGATCACCGCCGCCGATCTGTTCGGCGGCACGCCCCCGAGTGCGGCCGCCGTCACTGTGGCCGCGCCCCTGCCGGCGAGCTTCCGCGACGCCAAACAACAGATAGTCCAGGACTTCGAGCGCGACTTTCTGACCCAGGCGCTGGCCCGCAACGGCGGCAACATCTCAAAGACGGCTGAGGAGATCGGCATGTACCGGCAGAACTTGCAGCAGAAGATCCGCGAACTCGGCCTCACCGTGGCCGACGACGGCGACACCCCGGCGTGA
- a CDS encoding PspA/IM30 family protein, protein MRFLTRLTNLISGVLGEWLGGRERRNPAAVYEAAIGERSAQYAKLREAAASILYLRNKLGRQLEEARRELARSEGQIELALDRDDDEAALFLIERKERLTADLQRITKELAELTTEAESAKRNLVAFHSDIQSLREEKTRMLARLANAQARLRLQRALNGVAGLTPDADIQALEAVREYIERTIGAITGADASGDGGLDARLDQIRSEQALHAARAQLEERKRSRRRLLPLILPKGASVVAG, encoded by the coding sequence ATGAGATTCCTGACGCGGTTGACCAACCTGATCAGCGGGGTGCTGGGCGAATGGCTCGGTGGACGCGAGCGGCGCAATCCTGCCGCGGTCTACGAAGCCGCCATCGGCGAGCGCTCGGCGCAGTACGCCAAGCTGCGCGAGGCCGCCGCCAGCATCTTGTACCTGCGCAACAAGCTCGGCCGCCAGCTCGAAGAAGCCAGGCGCGAGCTCGCCCGCAGCGAGGGCCAGATCGAGCTGGCCCTCGATCGCGACGACGACGAGGCCGCGCTGTTTCTCATCGAGCGCAAGGAGCGCTTGACGGCTGACCTGCAGCGGATCACCAAAGAGTTGGCCGAGCTGACCACCGAAGCCGAGAGCGCCAAGCGCAATCTCGTGGCCTTCCATAGCGACATCCAGAGCCTGCGCGAAGAGAAGACCCGCATGCTGGCGCGACTCGCCAACGCCCAGGCCCGGCTGCGTTTGCAGCGCGCCCTCAACGGCGTGGCCGGCCTGACCCCCGACGCCGACATCCAGGCACTGGAAGCCGTGCGCGAGTACATCGAGCGCACCATCGGCGCGATCACCGGCGCTGACGCTAGCGGCGACGGCGGGCTCGATGCCCGCCTCGATCAGATCCGCAGCGAGCAAGCGCTGCACGCGGCGCGGGCGCAGCTCGAGGAGCGCAAACGCAGCCGCCGCCGGTTGCTGCCGCTGATCCTGCCCAAAGGCGCCAGCGTGGTCGCCGGTTGA